ACCGCTTGCGCGAGCGCGTGCGGCTCGCCGGCGGTCTCACCGACGACAAGACGTTGAGCGAAGACGCCCTCGCCCGGGCGTTCACCGCCCTGGAGAAGTTCGGGGAGCGATTGCGGGACGTACCGCCCAAACAGGTGCGCGCGGTCGGCACGAACACCCTTCGTCAGGTCAAGGACCCGAGAAAGGTCCTCAACCGGGCCTCGAAAGCTCTCGGGCACCCGATCGAGATCATCTCGGGACAAGAAGAGGCACGTCTCATCTTTCTCGGCGTGTCCCACTCCCTTCCCTTCGCGGACGAGCGCCGTCTCGTCGTCGACATCGGCGGGGGATCGACCGAATGCATCATCGGTGAGGGTTTCGAGTCCAGCCGCGTCGCCAGCCTCTTCATGGGGTGTGTTTCCTTCACGACTCGGTACTTCCCCGACGGCGTCATCACCCAACAGAACATGAAGCGCGCCCAGACCGCGGCCCAGGTGGAGCTCGAGACGATCGTGGACCGATTCAAGAACCTTGGCTGGGATCGGGCCTACGGTTCATCGGGCACGATTCACGCGGTCGCGGCCGTGATTCGGGAGAGCGGCTGGGGACAACACATCACTCGAAAAGGCGTCAAGAAGCTCGCCAAGGCGCTCGTGGACGCGGGACGCATCTCGCGGCTTGCCCTTCCCGGTCTGAGCGCCGACCGAGCCGCGGTGTTTCCCGGCGGGGTCGCGATCCTCCGAAGCGTGGTCGAAAGCCTCGAGGTCGAGCCGATGGAGCCAGCGAGCGGGGCGCTACGCGAGGGGGTGCTCTACGACTTGATTGGGCGCATCCGCCATGAGGACACACGCGAGAGGACCATTCAACGGCTCGTGGAGCAGTACCGCATCGATACCGCCCAGGCCGACCGGGTCGAGCGGACCGCGCTCGCGCTCTGGAAGCAGCTCGCGGCACCTTGGGGCGTTTCCGAGCACGAGGACCGGCTTCAGCTGATCTGGGCCGCCCGGCTGCACGAGATCGGCATCACGATTTCTTACACCCATTACCAGCGACACGGCGCCTACATCGTGTCGAACGCGGAGCTCGCCGGCTTCTCCCGTGACGACCAGCAACTATTGGCCGCTCTGATCGAGGTTCACCGGAGAAAGCTCACGAGCGTCCCATTCGACAAGCTGACCCAGTTGGACGTTCAGAAGGCGATGCGGCTCGCCATCATTCTGCGAATCGCCGTGCTGCTCAATCGCGGCCGGAGCCCGAGGCCGCTCCCTCCCATCGCCGCGGCGACGGCGAAGACCCATCTTTCACTTGCCTTCCCCGACGACTGGCTCGAGGAGCACCCGCTCACGCGAGCCGACCTGGAAGCCGAAGCACGGGTGCTGAAAAAGGTCGGCTTCGAGCTGGCGTTTTCTTGAGCGGAATCTCGATCAGTCGGTCACATAGGAGAAGAGCTTGTATCGGCCACGCCACTCCATGACCGAACCGAAAAGGTCGAGCCAGTCCTCGGTTCCGTCCGCTAGACGAACCTGGACGCGGGCGTCACGGTGG
This genomic window from Vicinamibacteria bacterium contains:
- the ppx gene encoding exopolyphosphatase → MEDRNHSDTFAAVDLGSNSFHMKIARLIEDEVHEVDRLRERVRLAGGLTDDKTLSEDALARAFTALEKFGERLRDVPPKQVRAVGTNTLRQVKDPRKVLNRASKALGHPIEIISGQEEARLIFLGVSHSLPFADERRLVVDIGGGSTECIIGEGFESSRVASLFMGCVSFTTRYFPDGVITQQNMKRAQTAAQVELETIVDRFKNLGWDRAYGSSGTIHAVAAVIRESGWGQHITRKGVKKLAKALVDAGRISRLALPGLSADRAAVFPGGVAILRSVVESLEVEPMEPASGALREGVLYDLIGRIRHEDTRERTIQRLVEQYRIDTAQADRVERTALALWKQLAAPWGVSEHEDRLQLIWAARLHEIGITISYTHYQRHGAYIVSNAELAGFSRDDQQLLAALIEVHRRKLTSVPFDKLTQLDVQKAMRLAIILRIAVLLNRGRSPRPLPPIAAATAKTHLSLAFPDDWLEEHPLTRADLEAEARVLKKVGFELAFS